A DNA window from Caretta caretta isolate rCarCar2 chromosome 7, rCarCar1.hap1, whole genome shotgun sequence contains the following coding sequences:
- the CTSW gene encoding cathepsin W isoform X4 — protein MGPGVLSPCLLLLGVWVCALPAGSVLPPELSKAEVTGMFKDFMIQFNRTYRSPAEQHRRFGIFTRSLLAARRLQETERGTGQYGVTRFSDWTDEEFRGMFWSPPPHTMHQDPRRPRKKFPKSCDWRKAGAVTAVKNQVGQECRSCWAFAAVANIESLWNIHFHQPRNLSVQGGLTNEIAYPYTGRQEKCHNLNKYEPAAYIQGFQTLPGDEEEIAAHVATEGPITVTLNSAAMKHYKNGISKPLVKNCNPDQVDHVALLVGYGDVKGRQYWVIKNSWGEDWGEKGYYRLYRGRNACGITMFPVTATVNRIGVLGHKVHCPP, from the exons ATGGGGCCTGGAGTCCTGAgtccctgcctcctgctgctgggggtcTGGGTCTGTGCCCTCCCAGCTGGCTCTGTCCTGCCCCCTGAACTCAGCAAG GCTGAAGTGACTGGAATGTTCAAGGATTTTATGATTCAGTTCAACAGAACCTACAGGAGCCCCGCAG AGCAGCACAGACGCTTCGGGATCTTCACGCGGAGCCTGCTTGCGGCGCGGCGGCTGCAGGAGACGGAGCGGGGCACAGGGCAGTACGGGGTGACCCGCTTCAGCGACTGGACAG ATGAGGAGTTCCGGGGGATGTTCTGGAGCCCCCCGCCCCATACCATGCACCAGGACCCCCGGCGCCCGAGGAAGAAATTCCCTAAGTCCTGCGATTGGAGGAAGGCGGGGGCTGTGACCGCCGTGAAGAACCAGGTA GGCCAGGAGTGCCGCTCCTGCTGGGCCTTTGCTGCCGTCGCCAACATCGAGTCACTCTGGAACATCCACTTCCACCAGCCCCGGAACCTCTCGGTGCAAG GTGGACTGACCAATGAGATTGCCTACCCCTACACAGGGAGACAGGAGAAATGCCATAACCTCAATAAGTATGAGCCGGCTGCCTATATCCAGGGCTTCCAGACACTTCCTGGAGATGAGGAGG AAATAGCTGCACACGTCGCAACTGAGGGCCCAATCACAGTTACCCTGAACTCAGCTGCCATGAAG CATTATAAAAATGGCATCTCAAAGCCCTTGGTGAAGAACTGCAATCCAGACCAGGTGGATCATGTTGCCCTGCTGGTTGGCTACGGGGATG TAAAGGGAAGGCAGTACTGGGTCATCAAGAACTCCTGGGGGGAAGACTGGGGAGAGAAG GGCTATTACCGTCTCTATCGCGGCAGGAACGCCTGTGGCATCACCATGTTCCCTGTAACAGCCACCGTCAACCGCATTGGGGTCCTGGGACATAAAGTCCACTGCCCCCCCTGA
- the BBS1 gene encoding BBSome complex member BBS1 isoform X1 → MAATSSSSSSSESNEANSKWLDAHYDPMANLYTFSSCIALADLHGDGEYKLVVGDLGMAGHTMRLKVYRGTGLASESTLLDLPAAVTTFLMDQNEPRTPAVAVASGPFIYVYKNLRPYFKFTLPPLDANPLEQDVWEQAKEDMIDPLTLKEMLEGIRDKAEIPLSVRSLRFLAQDVPEMENFVNLHKGQPIKRQTVITCMSTLKKNMADEDAVSCLVIGTESADVLILDPEAFTILAKMTLPSVPAFLDVMGQFDVEYRVTVACRDGSIYILRRESKRPKYCIELSAQPMGLVRVHKNIVAGCSDETLQGYTQKGKKLWTVYLPAPLMTMSLLDHKSRGFQAVMVGLANQEVHMYRDKNLVDVIRTQDVVTSICFGRYGREDNTLIMTSKGGGLIIKILKRTAVFEEKDMSLGPPVAQSIRLSVPKKTRLYVDQTLRERENAVAMHHVFQMDLYRLRLMAARAYVKALESSLAPITSTLQEPIKMNAVVQGIGPTFKLTLHIQNTSAGRPSINLLVSFLYDQSLYAMKRAFFKAPMLVPGLNYPIETFVECLSDKGISDVIKVFVLREGQSMPLLTAHINMPVSEGLAAA, encoded by the exons ATGGcggccacctcctcctcctcctccagcagcgAGAG TAATGAAGCCAACTCCAAATGGCTGGATGCCCATTACGACCCCATGGCCAATCTCTACACGTTCTCCTCCTGCATCG CCCTGGCTGACCTGCATGGCGATGGAGAGTACAAG CTGGTGGTGGGTGACCTGGGCATGGCTGGACACACCATGAGGCTGAAGGTGTACCGGGGCACGGGGCTGGCCAGCGAGAGCACCTTGTTGGACCTGCCGGCTGCCGTGACCACCTTCCTAATGGACCAGAATGAGCCACGCACGCCTGCCGTGGCCGTGGCCTCCGGACCATTCATCTATGTCTACAAGAACCTGCGGCCCTACTTCAAATTCACCCTGCCCCCCCTGGATGCCAACCCCCTGGAGCAGGATGTCTGGGAGCAGGCCAAAGAG GACATGATCGACCCCCTGACTCTGAAGGAAATGCTGGAGGGGATCCG GGACAAGGCGGAGATCCCCCTGTCGGTACGATCACTGAG GTTCCTGGCCCAAGATGTACCAGAGATGGAGAATTTTGTAAACCTACATAAGGGGCAACCGATCAAGCGCCAG ACTGTCATCACGTGCATGAGCACACTGAAGAAGAACATGGCAGATGAGGACGCGGTCAGCTGCCTGGTGATTGGGACGGAGAGCGCCGATGTCCTCATCCTGGACCCTGAAGCCTTCACTATCCTGGCCAAG ATGACGTTGCCAAGCGTGCCAGCCTTCCTGGACGTGATGGGGCAGTTCGATGTGGAGTACCGGGTCACGGTGGCCTGCCGGGATGGGAGCATCTACATCCTCCGCAG ggagTCCAAGCGGCCCAAGTACTGCATCGAACTGAGTGCCCAGCCCATGGGGCTGGTGCGGGTACACAAGAATATCGTGGCTGGCTGCTCCGACGAAACCCTGCAGGGCTATACACAGAag GGGAAGAAGCTGTGGACAGTCTATCTGCCAGCCCCACTGATGACCATGAGCCTCCTAGATCATAAATCACGCGGCTTCCAGGCTGTGATGGTAGGTCTGGCCAACCAGGAGGTGCACATGTACCGGGATAAAAACCTTGTGGACGTCATCCGCACCCAG GATGTGGTCACCAGTATTTGCTTTGGCCGCTATGGGCGTGAGGACAACACCCTGATCATGACGAGTAAAG GCGGGGGGCTGATCATCAAGATCCTGAAGCGCACAGCCGTGTTTGAGGAGAAGGACATGTCACTAGGCCCTCCTGTGGCCCAGAGCATCCGACTCAGTGTGCCCAAGAAGACCAGGCTTTACGTGGACCAGACGCTGCGGGAACGCGAGAATGCTGTGG CCATGCACCACGTGTTCCAGATGGACCTGTACCGGCTGCGGCTCATGGCAGCCCGGGCCTATGTCAAGGCGCTGGAGTCCAGCCTGGCGCCCATCACATCCACACTGCAGGAGCCCATTAAGATGAATGCAGTG GTCCAGGGCATCGGCCCCACCTTCAAACTGACCCTCCACATTCAGAACACGTCAGCTGGGCGCCCTTCCATCAACCTGCTGGTGAGCTTCCTTTACGACCAGAGCCTCTATGCTATGAAGAGAGCCTTCTTCAAG GCCCCTATGCTGGTCCCGGGACTGAACTACCCCATTGAAACCTTTGTGGAGTGTCTGAGTGACAAGGGGATCTCGGACGTCATCAAG GTGTTTGTGTTGCGGGAGGGCCAGAGCATGCCCTTGCTGACTGCCCATATCAACATGCCAGTGAGTGagggcctggctgctgcctgA
- the CTSW gene encoding cathepsin W isoform X5 translates to MGPGVLSPCLLLLGVWVCALPAGSVLPPELSKAEVTGMFKDFMIQFNRTYRSPADEEFRGMFWSPPPHTMHQDPRRPRKKFPKSCDWRKAGAVTAVKNQVGQECRSCWAFAAVANIESLWNIHFHQPRNLSVQEVLDCSWCGVGCNGGYVWDAFTTVLHKRGLTNEIAYPYTGRQEKCHNLNKYEPAAYIQGFQTLPGDEEEIAAHVATEGPITVTLNSAAMKHYKNGISKPLVKNCNPDQVDHVALLVGYGDVKGRQYWVIKNSWGEDWGEKGYYRLYRGRNACGITMFPVTATVNRIGVLGHKVHCPP, encoded by the exons ATGGGGCCTGGAGTCCTGAgtccctgcctcctgctgctgggggtcTGGGTCTGTGCCCTCCCAGCTGGCTCTGTCCTGCCCCCTGAACTCAGCAAG GCTGAAGTGACTGGAATGTTCAAGGATTTTATGATTCAGTTCAACAGAACCTACAGGAGCCCCGCAG ATGAGGAGTTCCGGGGGATGTTCTGGAGCCCCCCGCCCCATACCATGCACCAGGACCCCCGGCGCCCGAGGAAGAAATTCCCTAAGTCCTGCGATTGGAGGAAGGCGGGGGCTGTGACCGCCGTGAAGAACCAGGTA GGCCAGGAGTGCCGCTCCTGCTGGGCCTTTGCTGCCGTCGCCAACATCGAGTCACTCTGGAACATCCACTTCCACCAGCCCCGGAACCTCTCGGTGCAAG AGGTGTTGGACTGCAGCTGGTGCGGAGTGGGGTGCAACGGGGGCTACGTGTGGGATGCCTTCACTACGGTGCTACACAAGC GTGGACTGACCAATGAGATTGCCTACCCCTACACAGGGAGACAGGAGAAATGCCATAACCTCAATAAGTATGAGCCGGCTGCCTATATCCAGGGCTTCCAGACACTTCCTGGAGATGAGGAGG AAATAGCTGCACACGTCGCAACTGAGGGCCCAATCACAGTTACCCTGAACTCAGCTGCCATGAAG CATTATAAAAATGGCATCTCAAAGCCCTTGGTGAAGAACTGCAATCCAGACCAGGTGGATCATGTTGCCCTGCTGGTTGGCTACGGGGATG TAAAGGGAAGGCAGTACTGGGTCATCAAGAACTCCTGGGGGGAAGACTGGGGAGAGAAG GGCTATTACCGTCTCTATCGCGGCAGGAACGCCTGTGGCATCACCATGTTCCCTGTAACAGCCACCGTCAACCGCATTGGGGTCCTGGGACATAAAGTCCACTGCCCCCCCTGA
- the CTSW gene encoding cathepsin W isoform X1 — translation MGPGVLSPCLLLLGVWVCALPAGSVLPPELSKAEVTGMFKDFMIQFNRTYRSPAEQHRRFGIFTRSLLAARRLQETERGTGQYGVTRFSDWTDEEFRGMFWSPPPHTMHQDPRRPRKKFPKSCDWRKAGAVTAVKNQVGQECRSCWAFAAVANIESLWNIHFHQPRNLSVQEVLDCSWCGVGCNGGYVWDAFTTVLHKRGLTNEIAYPYTGRQEKCHNLNKYEPAAYIQGFQTLPGDEEEIAAHVATEGPITVTLNSAAMKHYKNGISKPLVKNCNPDQVDHVALLVGYGDVKGRQYWVIKNSWGEDWGEKGYYRLYRGRNACGITMFPVTATVNRIGVLGHKVHCPP, via the exons ATGGGGCCTGGAGTCCTGAgtccctgcctcctgctgctgggggtcTGGGTCTGTGCCCTCCCAGCTGGCTCTGTCCTGCCCCCTGAACTCAGCAAG GCTGAAGTGACTGGAATGTTCAAGGATTTTATGATTCAGTTCAACAGAACCTACAGGAGCCCCGCAG AGCAGCACAGACGCTTCGGGATCTTCACGCGGAGCCTGCTTGCGGCGCGGCGGCTGCAGGAGACGGAGCGGGGCACAGGGCAGTACGGGGTGACCCGCTTCAGCGACTGGACAG ATGAGGAGTTCCGGGGGATGTTCTGGAGCCCCCCGCCCCATACCATGCACCAGGACCCCCGGCGCCCGAGGAAGAAATTCCCTAAGTCCTGCGATTGGAGGAAGGCGGGGGCTGTGACCGCCGTGAAGAACCAGGTA GGCCAGGAGTGCCGCTCCTGCTGGGCCTTTGCTGCCGTCGCCAACATCGAGTCACTCTGGAACATCCACTTCCACCAGCCCCGGAACCTCTCGGTGCAAG AGGTGTTGGACTGCAGCTGGTGCGGAGTGGGGTGCAACGGGGGCTACGTGTGGGATGCCTTCACTACGGTGCTACACAAGC GTGGACTGACCAATGAGATTGCCTACCCCTACACAGGGAGACAGGAGAAATGCCATAACCTCAATAAGTATGAGCCGGCTGCCTATATCCAGGGCTTCCAGACACTTCCTGGAGATGAGGAGG AAATAGCTGCACACGTCGCAACTGAGGGCCCAATCACAGTTACCCTGAACTCAGCTGCCATGAAG CATTATAAAAATGGCATCTCAAAGCCCTTGGTGAAGAACTGCAATCCAGACCAGGTGGATCATGTTGCCCTGCTGGTTGGCTACGGGGATG TAAAGGGAAGGCAGTACTGGGTCATCAAGAACTCCTGGGGGGAAGACTGGGGAGAGAAG GGCTATTACCGTCTCTATCGCGGCAGGAACGCCTGTGGCATCACCATGTTCCCTGTAACAGCCACCGTCAACCGCATTGGGGTCCTGGGACATAAAGTCCACTGCCCCCCCTGA
- the CTSW gene encoding cathepsin W isoform X3, with product MGPGVLSPCLLLLGVWVCALPAGSVLPPELSKAEVTGMFKDFMIQFNRTYRSPAEQHRRFGIFTRSLLAARRLQETERGTGQYGVTRFSDWTDEEFRGMFWSPPPHTMHQDPRRPRKKFPKSCDWRKAGAVTAVKNQVGQECRSCWAFAAVANIESLWNIHFHQPRNLSVQEVLDCSWCGVGCNGGYVWDAFTTVLHKRGLTNEIAYPYTGRQEKCHNLNKYEPAAYIQGFQTLPGDEEEIAAHVATEGPITVTLNSAAMKHYKNGISKPLVKNCNPDQVDHVALLVGYGDGLLPSLSRQERLWHHHVPCNSHRQPHWGPGT from the exons ATGGGGCCTGGAGTCCTGAgtccctgcctcctgctgctgggggtcTGGGTCTGTGCCCTCCCAGCTGGCTCTGTCCTGCCCCCTGAACTCAGCAAG GCTGAAGTGACTGGAATGTTCAAGGATTTTATGATTCAGTTCAACAGAACCTACAGGAGCCCCGCAG AGCAGCACAGACGCTTCGGGATCTTCACGCGGAGCCTGCTTGCGGCGCGGCGGCTGCAGGAGACGGAGCGGGGCACAGGGCAGTACGGGGTGACCCGCTTCAGCGACTGGACAG ATGAGGAGTTCCGGGGGATGTTCTGGAGCCCCCCGCCCCATACCATGCACCAGGACCCCCGGCGCCCGAGGAAGAAATTCCCTAAGTCCTGCGATTGGAGGAAGGCGGGGGCTGTGACCGCCGTGAAGAACCAGGTA GGCCAGGAGTGCCGCTCCTGCTGGGCCTTTGCTGCCGTCGCCAACATCGAGTCACTCTGGAACATCCACTTCCACCAGCCCCGGAACCTCTCGGTGCAAG AGGTGTTGGACTGCAGCTGGTGCGGAGTGGGGTGCAACGGGGGCTACGTGTGGGATGCCTTCACTACGGTGCTACACAAGC GTGGACTGACCAATGAGATTGCCTACCCCTACACAGGGAGACAGGAGAAATGCCATAACCTCAATAAGTATGAGCCGGCTGCCTATATCCAGGGCTTCCAGACACTTCCTGGAGATGAGGAGG AAATAGCTGCACACGTCGCAACTGAGGGCCCAATCACAGTTACCCTGAACTCAGCTGCCATGAAG CATTATAAAAATGGCATCTCAAAGCCCTTGGTGAAGAACTGCAATCCAGACCAGGTGGATCATGTTGCCCTGCTGGTTGGCTACGGGGATG GGCTATTACCGTCTCTATCGCGGCAGGAACGCCTGTGGCATCACCATGTTCCCTGTAACAGCCACCGTCAACCGCATTGGGGTCCTGGGACATAA
- the CTSW gene encoding cathepsin W isoform X2 has protein sequence MGPGVLSPCLLLLGVWVCALPAGSVLPPELSKAEVTGMFKDFMIQFNRTYRSPAEQHRRFGIFTRSLLAARRLQETERGTGQYGVTRFSDWTDEEFRGMFWSPPPHTMHQDPRRPRKKFPKSCDWRKAGAVTAVKNQGQECRSCWAFAAVANIESLWNIHFHQPRNLSVQEVLDCSWCGVGCNGGYVWDAFTTVLHKRGLTNEIAYPYTGRQEKCHNLNKYEPAAYIQGFQTLPGDEEEIAAHVATEGPITVTLNSAAMKHYKNGISKPLVKNCNPDQVDHVALLVGYGDVKGRQYWVIKNSWGEDWGEKGYYRLYRGRNACGITMFPVTATVNRIGVLGHKVHCPP, from the exons ATGGGGCCTGGAGTCCTGAgtccctgcctcctgctgctgggggtcTGGGTCTGTGCCCTCCCAGCTGGCTCTGTCCTGCCCCCTGAACTCAGCAAG GCTGAAGTGACTGGAATGTTCAAGGATTTTATGATTCAGTTCAACAGAACCTACAGGAGCCCCGCAG AGCAGCACAGACGCTTCGGGATCTTCACGCGGAGCCTGCTTGCGGCGCGGCGGCTGCAGGAGACGGAGCGGGGCACAGGGCAGTACGGGGTGACCCGCTTCAGCGACTGGACAG ATGAGGAGTTCCGGGGGATGTTCTGGAGCCCCCCGCCCCATACCATGCACCAGGACCCCCGGCGCCCGAGGAAGAAATTCCCTAAGTCCTGCGATTGGAGGAAGGCGGGGGCTGTGACCGCCGTGAAGAACCAG GGCCAGGAGTGCCGCTCCTGCTGGGCCTTTGCTGCCGTCGCCAACATCGAGTCACTCTGGAACATCCACTTCCACCAGCCCCGGAACCTCTCGGTGCAAG AGGTGTTGGACTGCAGCTGGTGCGGAGTGGGGTGCAACGGGGGCTACGTGTGGGATGCCTTCACTACGGTGCTACACAAGC GTGGACTGACCAATGAGATTGCCTACCCCTACACAGGGAGACAGGAGAAATGCCATAACCTCAATAAGTATGAGCCGGCTGCCTATATCCAGGGCTTCCAGACACTTCCTGGAGATGAGGAGG AAATAGCTGCACACGTCGCAACTGAGGGCCCAATCACAGTTACCCTGAACTCAGCTGCCATGAAG CATTATAAAAATGGCATCTCAAAGCCCTTGGTGAAGAACTGCAATCCAGACCAGGTGGATCATGTTGCCCTGCTGGTTGGCTACGGGGATG TAAAGGGAAGGCAGTACTGGGTCATCAAGAACTCCTGGGGGGAAGACTGGGGAGAGAAG GGCTATTACCGTCTCTATCGCGGCAGGAACGCCTGTGGCATCACCATGTTCCCTGTAACAGCCACCGTCAACCGCATTGGGGTCCTGGGACATAAAGTCCACTGCCCCCCCTGA
- the BBS1 gene encoding BBSome complex member BBS1 isoform X2, which translates to MAATSSSSSSSESNEANSKWLDAHYDPMANLYTFSSCIALADLHGDGEYKLVVGDLGMAGHTMRLKVYRGTGLASESTLLDLPAAVTTFLMDQNEPRTPAVAVASGPFIYVYKNLRPYFKFTLPPLDANPLEQDVWEQAKEDMIDPLTLKEMLEGIRDKAEIPLSVRSLRFLAQDVPEMENFVNLHKGQPIKRQTVITCMSTLKKNMADEDAVSCLVIGTESADVLILDPEAFTILAKMTLPSVPAFLDVMGQFDVEYRVTVACRDGSIYILRRESKRPKYCIELSAQPMGLVRVHKNIVAGCSDETLQGYTQKGKKLWTVYLPAPLMTMSLLDHKSRGFQAVMVGLANQEVHMYRDKNLVDVIRTQDVVTSICFGRYGREDNTLIMTSKGGGLIIKILKRTAVFEEKDMSLGPPVAQSIRLSVPKKTRLYVDQTLRERENAVAMHHVFQMDLYRLRLMAARAYVKALESSLAPITSTLQEPIKMNAVAPMLVPGLNYPIETFVECLSDKGISDVIKVFVLREGQSMPLLTAHINMPVSEGLAAA; encoded by the exons ATGGcggccacctcctcctcctcctccagcagcgAGAG TAATGAAGCCAACTCCAAATGGCTGGATGCCCATTACGACCCCATGGCCAATCTCTACACGTTCTCCTCCTGCATCG CCCTGGCTGACCTGCATGGCGATGGAGAGTACAAG CTGGTGGTGGGTGACCTGGGCATGGCTGGACACACCATGAGGCTGAAGGTGTACCGGGGCACGGGGCTGGCCAGCGAGAGCACCTTGTTGGACCTGCCGGCTGCCGTGACCACCTTCCTAATGGACCAGAATGAGCCACGCACGCCTGCCGTGGCCGTGGCCTCCGGACCATTCATCTATGTCTACAAGAACCTGCGGCCCTACTTCAAATTCACCCTGCCCCCCCTGGATGCCAACCCCCTGGAGCAGGATGTCTGGGAGCAGGCCAAAGAG GACATGATCGACCCCCTGACTCTGAAGGAAATGCTGGAGGGGATCCG GGACAAGGCGGAGATCCCCCTGTCGGTACGATCACTGAG GTTCCTGGCCCAAGATGTACCAGAGATGGAGAATTTTGTAAACCTACATAAGGGGCAACCGATCAAGCGCCAG ACTGTCATCACGTGCATGAGCACACTGAAGAAGAACATGGCAGATGAGGACGCGGTCAGCTGCCTGGTGATTGGGACGGAGAGCGCCGATGTCCTCATCCTGGACCCTGAAGCCTTCACTATCCTGGCCAAG ATGACGTTGCCAAGCGTGCCAGCCTTCCTGGACGTGATGGGGCAGTTCGATGTGGAGTACCGGGTCACGGTGGCCTGCCGGGATGGGAGCATCTACATCCTCCGCAG ggagTCCAAGCGGCCCAAGTACTGCATCGAACTGAGTGCCCAGCCCATGGGGCTGGTGCGGGTACACAAGAATATCGTGGCTGGCTGCTCCGACGAAACCCTGCAGGGCTATACACAGAag GGGAAGAAGCTGTGGACAGTCTATCTGCCAGCCCCACTGATGACCATGAGCCTCCTAGATCATAAATCACGCGGCTTCCAGGCTGTGATGGTAGGTCTGGCCAACCAGGAGGTGCACATGTACCGGGATAAAAACCTTGTGGACGTCATCCGCACCCAG GATGTGGTCACCAGTATTTGCTTTGGCCGCTATGGGCGTGAGGACAACACCCTGATCATGACGAGTAAAG GCGGGGGGCTGATCATCAAGATCCTGAAGCGCACAGCCGTGTTTGAGGAGAAGGACATGTCACTAGGCCCTCCTGTGGCCCAGAGCATCCGACTCAGTGTGCCCAAGAAGACCAGGCTTTACGTGGACCAGACGCTGCGGGAACGCGAGAATGCTGTGG CCATGCACCACGTGTTCCAGATGGACCTGTACCGGCTGCGGCTCATGGCAGCCCGGGCCTATGTCAAGGCGCTGGAGTCCAGCCTGGCGCCCATCACATCCACACTGCAGGAGCCCATTAAGATGAATGCAGTG GCCCCTATGCTGGTCCCGGGACTGAACTACCCCATTGAAACCTTTGTGGAGTGTCTGAGTGACAAGGGGATCTCGGACGTCATCAAG GTGTTTGTGTTGCGGGAGGGCCAGAGCATGCCCTTGCTGACTGCCCATATCAACATGCCAGTGAGTGagggcctggctgctgcctgA